CTCTAGAGAGGATGTTCAGCCTACATATTAACTGGAGGGACAACAGAACAATGCTGTTTATTTACAGTCAACATAACACAAGCATTCTTTCATGAGCTTAATTATTTTTTTTAGAAATTGTTCAACATAAACACACCACTCTCTGTGAtctgtggatgtctctctctctcctgttctctctctctcctgctctctctctctcccactctctctctcctgctctctctctcctgctctctctctctctcctgctctctctctctctctctatctctctctctctatctctctctctgtctctgtctctctctcccccctgctatctctctctctctgtctctccctctcctgctcccactctctcctgctctctctctctctcctgctctctctctctctctcctgctctctctctctctcctgctctctctctcccactctctctctcctgctctctctctcctgctctctctctctctctcctgctctctctctctcctgctctctctctctctctctctctctctctctctgtctctctctcccccctgctatcaattcaattcaattcaaggggctttattggcatgggaaacatgtgttaacattgccaaagcaagtgaggtagataatatacaaaagtcaaataaacaataaaaatgaacagtaaacattacacatacagaagtttcaaaacaataaagacattacaaatgtcatattatatatatgcagtgttgtaacaatgtacaaatggttaaagcacacaagttaaaataaataaacataaatatgggttgtatttacaatggtgtttgttcttcactggttgcccttttcttgtggcaacaggtcacaaatcttgctgctgtgatggcacactgtggaatttcacccagtagatatgggagtttatcaaaattggatttgttttcgaattctttgtggatctgtgtaatctgagggaaatatgtctctctaatatggtcatacattgggcaggaggttaggaagtgcagctcagtttccacctcattttgtgggcagtgagcacatagcctgtcttctcttgagagccatgtctgcctacggcggcctttctcaatctctctctctgtgtctctctctctccctgctctctctctctctctgtcctgctctctctctctctgtctctctccctccctgctctctctctctctctctctctctctctctctctctctctctctctctctctctctctctctctctctctctctctctctctctctctcccctgctctctctctctctctctctctctctctctctcaatgaaaTGAGACATAACAAGGACTACTGCCAGAGTTTAATGTCTTTTCTCTGTCTTTcactgactctctgactctctctctcaattcaattcaaagggctttattggcatgggaaatatatgcaggggaaacatatgttaacattgccaaagcaagtgaggtagataatatacaaaagtgaaataaacaataaaaatgaacagtaaacattacactcacagaagtttcaaaagaataaagacattacaaatgtcatattatgtatatatacagtgttgtaatgatgtacaaatggttaaagtacaaaagggaaaataaataagcataaatatgggttgtatttacaatggtgtttgttcttcactggttgaccttttcttgtggcaacaggtcacaaatcttgctgcagtgatggcacactgtggtatttcacccagtagatatgggagtttatcaaaatcgggtttgttttcaagttctttgtggatctgtgtaatgtGAGGaaaatatgtctctaatatggtcatacattgggcaggaggttaggaagtgcagctcagtttccacctccttttgtgggcagtgtgcacatagcctgtcttctcttgagagccaggtctgcctacggcggcctttctcaatagcaaggctaggctcactgagtctgtacatagtcaaagctttccttaagtttgggtcagtcacagtggtcaggtaatCTGCcaatgtgtactctctgtttagggccaaataacattctagtttgctcagtttgtttgttaattctttccaatgtgtgaagtaattatctttttgttttctcatgatttggttgggtctaattgtgttgctgtcctggggctctgtggggtatctctctctctctctcgctctgtctctctctgtgtggctgatAGGAATAGAAAGGCTTAGCCCTGTCTTTCTATATTcccagagatatatatatatatatatatctctctctctctctcgctctctctctctgtggctaaGCCTTTCTATTCCTGTCTTTCTATATttccagatctctctctctctctctctctctctctctctctctctctctctctctctctctctctctctctctctctctctctctctctctctctctctccctctctctctctctctctctctctctctctctctttctctctctctctctctctctctctctctctctctctccctctctctctctctctctctctctctctctctctctctctctctctctctctctctctctcagcgtcctgggattgtgtgtgtacctgtggggctgagAGCGGAGTAGTTTCACTCAGTGACCCTATTGACCTTAAGGACCTTCACCTATTAATAAATCTGCTGTCTTGGTCTTATGCCCACAAGTCCTTTTGTGTTCTAGGAAATGTATTATTAGGCATTTAGTTTCAATCGCAGCTCGTCAAATAGATGTTATTCCTCCTAAAAATAGCTACAACATGTCACTTGTATAACAATTAGGGTTTACCACAGGGAATAGACTTCATGTTTCCACGACAGGGTTCGGATGCAGACATTGATCTAGGCAAAACATGTCCAGAATGCTGTCTTTTAATCAACACATATCTTTGAAAATAGTCAATTTAGATGTTAAATTTGTTCTGTGGATGAAGGATGTGGGCTGTTGCTAACAGGTATAGCCAAATCTTACAGAATGTAAAACATTCAACAACCTTGAATTCTACGCATTTCATATAATGACATCATACACATGAATGGAACTTTTTCACATAAACATTTAATTATTTTAATTCATAACAGTTTCAAGTGCAAATACatgtatttgtatatatattgtatttgAAACTGGAGAAATTGAAAAATTCAGATCGTTTCGATCGGGTCAACCTCAATCCACTACAGAACATAGTGCTAGGGCTGGGGTCAACCTCAATCCACTACAGAACATAGTGCTAGGGCTGGGGTCAACCTCAATCCACTACAGAACATAGTGCTAGGGCTGGGGTCAACCTCAATCCACTACAGAACATAGTGCTAGGGCTGGGGTCAACCTCAATCCACTACAGAACATAGTTCTAGGGCTGGGGTCAACCTAAATCCACTACAGAACATAGTGCTAGGGCTGGGGTCAACCTCAACCCACTACAGAACATAGTGCTAGGGCTGGGGTCAACCTCAATCCACTACAGAACATAGTGCTAGGGCTGGGGTCAACCTCAATCCACTACAGAACATAGTTCTAGGGCTGGGGTCAACCTAAATCCACTACAGAACATAGTGCTAGGGCTGGGGTCAACCTCAATCCACTACAGAACATAGTGCTAGGGCTGGGGTCAACCTCAATCCACTACAGAACATAGTTCTAGGGCTGGGGTCAACCTCAATCCACTACAGAACATAGTTCTAGGGCTGGGGTCAACCTCAATCCACTACAGAACATAGTTCTAGGGCTGGGGTCAACCTCAATCCACTACAGAACATAGTGCTAGGGCTGGGGTCAACCTCAATCCACTACAGAACATAGTTCTAGGGCTGGGGTCAACCTCAATCCACTACAGAACATAGTGCTAGGGCTGGGGTCAACCTCAATCCACTACAGAACATAGTTATAGGGCTGGGGTCAACCTCAATCCACTACAGAACATAGTTCTAGGGCTGGGGTCAACTTCAATCCACTACAGAACATAGTGCTAGGGCTGGGGTCAACCTCAATCCACTACAGAACATAGTTCTAGGGCTGGGGTCAACCTTTAGGTAGGAGAAACAAGTTCATCTAGCCTTAAGAATAAAGGTTTAACATCAAGCCTGCACTTTTACTCTACATTTAATAAATGAAAAACTTCAGCGCTTCTATTTTGATGGTGAGGTACAGTATGTGAAAAGGCCATTTTTCACACACATCCACTTTGAGTTTTTCCAGGAATTCCTGATTATACACCacacaaatcacacacacacacacacacacacacacacacacacacacacacacacacacacacacacacacacacacacacacacacacacacacacacacacacacacacacacacacacacacacacacacacacaaacacacattcccTGGAAGTACCTCTCAGGCAGATTATTTCAGTAGGGTTTAGCCTGCTGTTTCTGTTCCTGTTCTCTCTATaggcttgtctctctctctctctctctgtgtgtgtttgtgtgtgtttgtgtgtgtgtgtgtgtgtgtgtgtgtgtgtgtgtgtgtgtgtgtgtgtgtgtgtgtgtgtgtgtgtgtgtgtgtgtgtgtgtgtgtgtgtgtgtgtgtgtggtcattcACACTCTACTagctagaaagaaagaaagaaggacaAACAAACACGTGTGTTGCACAATCAGTTAAGAGTGGCATAGAGTAGAAGAGTTTGTTTCCCAAGCTTGTTAAAGCCACTCTGAcagcctgtacacacacacactacacacttaaCAGCCTATGAGTTTAAACCTTCAGCTCCCATTAACAATACTGCTagcttaatacacacacacacctatacacacacacacacctccaccttCATACACATACGCACATATAGATACACATATGCTCAACCTGTTGCTTTAAACCATCACCTCTCATTAACTTTGACtgcaggttaatacaggctagcaCACACTCCATCTCAGTCAGGATTAACACTCTTAAGGAGCTGCGCTCCTCCTGGTTATCTTTTCTACTGTTGTCTAACATATCAATTTCACTAATTGACCCACTAGAAAGAATAGCCCAAGTTTGCTGTCTATATGGTGTTGTCCTTTATGTCTCATACCTCTCCTATCCTTTTTCATTTCTCTGTCTcgtcctatctctccctctctcctcctctctcatcctatCTCTCCCGCGCTAatcctatctctccccctctcatcctatctctcctcctctcatcctatctctccccctctcatcctatctctccctctctcatcctatctctccctctctcatcctatctctccctctctcattctatctctccctctctcctcctctctctccccctctcatcctatctctccctctctcctcctctctctctctctcctcctctttcccactGGCAGTAAAGTTGCTTGTTTTGGCTGATGAAGTGTTGGGATATTTACAGGAGATTCCAagctgtgtacacacacacacacacacacacacacacacacacacacacacacacacacacacacacacacacacacacacacacacacacacacacacacacacacacacacacacacacacacacacacacacacacacgttgcacTGGCATTCCAAAAACACGGCACATCAGAAAACTGAATTTTCCACAAGGATCAAAGTTCTGTTTTAATAGCAAACAAAAGTTCTGTAATATTTACTGAATGATATTGGTTTTGGACCATGCATACAGGCCTCCTGATGTCGTCTAACCTCCATGACACTGGCTCGGATATCATATGTTTCCCAGTTAGGCATCAGAACGGAACTTCTCATTCAGCCATCTTCATACATCCCATAGTGTGTGGCGGATTTTGGCTCTGTCAGCTAGATGGGCCTGTTCATCAACTAACTTTCACTTGCAGACAGACATGgaggctcaaacacacacacacacacacacacacacacacacacacacacacacacacacacacacacacacacacacacacacacacacacacacacacacacacacacacacacacacacacacacacacacattcccggAACAGGAGTAGTCACCTCAGTGCTACAGGTAGAGAGGGTAGGAGGGAGAAACATAGTTGTATTTAGTAGAAGGCAGAACAGTGAGACACTTGTGTTTCCCGTATCTGAGGTAACCTActaaacagtctctctctctctcaatggctttattggcatgggaaacatatgttaacattgccaaagcaagtggaagGGATAAtagacaaaagtgaaataaacaataactctctctctgtctctccctctctccctctctctctctctctttctctccaatccccccctctctctttctctcccctctctctctctctgtctctccctctctctctcactctctctctttctctcccctccccctctctatttctctcccctccccctctctctttctctccccccccctctctatctctctcactctctctctgtctctctctctcactctctctctttctctcccctccccctctctctttctctcccctctctctcactctctctctttctctccccccctctatatctctctccccatctctctctttttctccccccatctatctatctctctctccccatctctctctccccatctctctctctctctctctctctctctctctctctctctctctctctccccatctctcactctttctctctctcgctctccctcagaCGGGGCTGATGGTGGCGTGTTACCAGGGTTACGTTGATGTTGTCATAGCGTTGGCCCAGTGTTCTCACCTGGATGTCAACTGGCAGGACAAGGAGGGGAACACTGCCCTCATCACCGCTGCCCAGgcaggtaggacacacacacatagacccaTACACATGCCTACACACTCACCCGCatgcgcgtacacacacacacttcaaaaagGTTCACagccctctctttatctctctctcttttcctcattcccctcctttccctcccttACTCCAGGTCACATAATGATCAGTAACTACCTGTTGAACTACTTCCCTGGTCTGGACATAGAGAGGAGGAACTGTCATGGCTTCACTGCTCTGATGAAGGCTGCTATGCAGGGCAAGGTGGAGTGTGTACGAGCCCTGATGCTAGCAGGTACTTACACAGATGGACACAAACCAATTACTTTACTTTCACTTATATTTCATAATTTATACAGAATTTCTATATTTAACTTCAAACAGTAACTTCTAGCATGAATAACATCTCCTACCACCAGTAGGGTGATATCTTCAGGATGTCGTCATACATTTTTCTCCTCATGcctttccttctcctcctctcctctgtaaggAGCTGACATGGAGACGAGAGACTTTGGTCGTAAGCTGACCTCCAGAGAGTGGGCGCTCTTCACGGGACGCTACGAAACCGCCTGGGCCATGACACGCCTCCTCTCCCGACCCTGTCCTTATCAACTGTGTGACGCTTACAGGTAGACTCAACTTTATGAGTAAtgttgatgatggtggtggtggtgaggatggagcatgatgatgataatgatgttgttgatggtggtggttgCGGTAAggatgataataatgatgatggtgatgaggatgataataatgatgatggtgatgaggatgatgataatgatgatggtgatgaggatgataataatgatgatgatgatgaggatgatgatgaggatgataataatgatgatggtgatgaggatgataataatgatgatggtgatgaggatgataataatgatgatggtgatgaggatgataataatgatgaggatgataataatgatgatggtgatgaggatgataataatgatgatggtgatgaggatgatggtgatgaggatgatggtgatgaggatgataataatgatgatggtgatgataataatgatgatggtgatgataataatgatgatggtgatgaggaggataataatgatgatggtgatgaggatgataataatgatgatggtgatgaggatgataataatgatgatggtgatattgatgaggatgttggtggtggtgatgattctTATTATCATTATATAATGTCATCGATATAATTGAATATTGTTATTCTTCCAATCGTATTATTTCCTAATCTGATATTATTGTTATGGTCCAGAGTGGCCCCAGCTGGTTTCTCTAATAGCTAATGCCCCGGAGGCTGTGTGTAGCTAGACATACTTCATACagtactaccactattactagcTAAGTCATTATATTAATGTAACTGTATTATTTTCCAGTCCAGAGTGGCCTCAGCTGGCGTCTCTAGTATCTAAGGCCCGGGAGCCTCGAGGCTGTATGCAGCGTATATCAGACACCATACGGAACGCTCTGACAGTCGCTAACATCACAGAGCCTGACGACGAAGGAGTCTTAGATCACCTAGTCACCGTGACAACAGCCCTAGGGAGCCCCTTTGTGGCGGTGGCGTGTTCCACCGTGAGTTAGAAACTTCTGTTtcttcttccttcctctcttcaTATTTTTCACTTTCTTCTATTtaacctttctctctgtctttgtctctctctctggctttatGTTCTCAttgctccctccccctccttatgtatACCTGTTTGTTCTTACTCTCTAGGTGTGTCCGTCAAGCCCGCCCTGCGTGGGTAAACGTCGCTACTCCGTCCCAGAGATCCTCCGACGCCAACGGGCCAAAGAACTGAAAACCCAGAACCCTGAGAGGCTCGACGACCACCGCAAACTCTTCCAGAATTCACGGGTCACTCTGGTGCCTAAACCTCCAAAGGACCGGCGGTCCAGCCTCCCGCCGCAGAACAAAAGTCCCACCACGACTAACCCTAACCTGGGTACGGTGTCTGGCTCTGAGGCCGTTTCCTCTGTGGCCCTGCGTAGAGCTAGCCTGCTGCCCCTGGGTATGGTGAGGCGTAGTAGTGTACGGCCAGGGCTGTCCATTCCCAAGGTGAGAATCACTAAGGCCCCAACGCCAACCTATGAACCTGAGAGAGTCCGCAGGAAGAGCAGCTTTAAAGACGGTGGGGGCAACTTCCTGCAGCTCCCAAAGTGGAGGTATAAAgaactgaaggaggagaggaagagagcggaggaggcggagaggaggagggtggaggtggCCACGAGACGGCACCTGGCTGTCGGGAAGAGGAAATGACACCACAGGAGGAAGTGATGACACTCCACCCTTTCCTCCACTGTTGCCAGGTCAGTAGATAGTGTTCAGAGGGGGTTGGATACTTGAAATGTTTGATGTTAACTTATTTTCGTATTTATTTCGCTTTCTTTGTAGTAAAAGTGACAGCGCTTTATTTTGTAATGCATTTCATTCACAAAATCAGCAGTATTTTAATAGGGTGATTTCTGTATTACCTGGCACTTACCCAGGTTACAAACCCATATGACCTGACTGAGTACAGATAATGTTTCACTGATATCTGACGCATCACAAATGGAAACTTTATTGCCTAAAATGATGACACAATAAGCGTCGGGGAAGGGTTTGAATGGGACAAATAAGAAGGGTTACAATATTGCATAGCCTATAAAACCATTGAGTAAGCCTACCAGCATGTCAAACTGATTTACCGCCAAAGCTAAACATAAGATAAGCTTTATTTTAAAAGCAATGGCATTTGTATGAGCAATAATAGTTCCTTTTTAGATAGGCACTATGGTATGTTTATATTGGCTTTTTGAAAGCTTTTTTAATTCTGTGAATGTATTTTGCATATAGATTGTACCatagagtgttggacttgtaaccgaaaggttgctggattgaatccccgagctgacaaggtaaaaatctgttgttctgcccctgagcaaggcagttaacccactgttccccgggcgccgaagacgtggatgtcgattatggcagcacccccacacctctctgattcagagttgggttaaatgcggaagacacatttcagttgaatgcattcagttgtgaaactgactaggtatcccccttccccTTACATCAGGTATTTTCAATTAGAGATATAGAGGTAGCTTTTTTAAATCACTTTTTATTTTCTACTAAAGTAGACATATTAAGAGAATGTGAATGAAATTGTTTTCAATGTCTGAAAGAAATATCCCAACACTACACTGTTGTAATGTGACACTGTTATGGGCTCTAGTCAGTCTGTATCGCTGAAAGCATTACGGATTGCGCGATTGACATtttaaggtaatttccgattgagttgacatatgcagtgtttaccgtgaatgcagtctctgctaatACGAGAACATTGCTTTTACATTACTTCCatgatacggattgaatagagcgcATTATCTAGCATGTGGGGGAAAACTGGAACAATATCCTGAAATGTTTACATGTTATGAATGAGATCTACATATTGCTACACTGACCTCAGATCAGAGTGCTTAATACAAACATATGTGTACTTCGATGACAATAAGACAGAACAGAAGTCATAAGAGTAAGGAACTATTTATTCCATTTAACAGACAATAATTGCTGAAAATAGCTGGAGGTTTGAAGATAAACAGCAACTGGAAAGCACTGATACTATATTATTATGGGATTGAAGAGAAGATCATTTCACGGTAATAACCCCAAGGACAGGAGGCTTTAAGTGCAATCTTCAAGTGTGTCTAATAGCCATGGTGATCAGTTGCTGTGGCGTTACCAGGGGGCAGTGGTTGGCCAAATAATAATTTCTGTAAATAAATGGAGCGGGCTATGCAGGAGTGTAACACTGAAACGCTTCCCAGAGGAAGGTAATCTTAACTTGAAAATGACAAAGTGCATATTTCGACTCGCCTCCAGACATATCGCAAACACTCTGGCCAAATTCTGTGTTTGGCCCATCTCCCCAAAGTGTTCACTGGTGGAAACTCTCTAAACACTCtgcttatacagttgaagtcggaagtttaaatacacgtaggttggagacattaaaactcgtttctcaaccactccacaaatttcttgttaacaaactatagttttggcaagtcggttagtacatctactttgtgcatgacacaagtaatttttccaacaattgtttacaaacagattatttcacttataattcactgtatcacaattccagtgggtcagaagtttacatacactaagttgactgtgcctttaaacagcttggaaaattccagaaaatgatgtcatggctttagaagcttctgataggctaattgacatcatttgagtcaattggaggtgtacctgtggatgtctttcaaggcctaccttcaaactcagtggctctttgcttgacatcattggaaaatcaaaagaaatcagccaagacctcagcaaaaagaattgtagacctccacaagtctggttcatccttgggagcaatttccaaatgcctgaaggtaccactttattctgtacaaacaatagtacgcaagtataaacaccatgggaccacgcagccgtcgtaccgctcaggaaggagacgtgttctgtctcctagagatgaacgtactttggtgcgaaaagtgcaaatcaatcccagaacaacagcaaaggaccttgtgacatttcacattcttaaaataaagtggtgatcctaactgacctacgacagggaatttgtactaggattaaatgtcaggaattgtgaaaaactgagtttaaatgtatttcgctaaggtgtatgtaaacttgcgacttcaactgtatttttagTTGATGTGTGAACAAGTGTACACTTCTCTCAGGAACCCACACTGTTGTACAGATTCACTAAATGTTTACAACactgtttgttggtttgtttgagTGGTGATGGAACCACAAGAGGACCAAAAATATCCAGGCCATATATTCTACAGAATTCTTGTTTTATGGTGAATAAAAACCAAACTGTTTTACAAgctctactgtttgtgtgtctgtttgcATAGTTTCCTGATAAGTACCAGGTAACAGCCAGTGGACACAGGCATGTAAAACACATTGTTATGAAGGGAGAGGGATAGGCTGTAGACAGAAAACCTTCAGATAATATTGAGGTCACTGTTTTGAGCAGCTGCTGTCTGAGATGGTCACCTGAGATTATAAACCCTGAGATGTGGTCAGCACTTCTGTCAGCCTGGAAAATCTCCCTCTGCAAATCCACCTCCTAACAACAGATTTAAAATCAGATTAGCCAAAACCCAATCCTATCCAGAGCAGGGGTAGGAAACACAAGTTGGTACACTCTGCTGGAAGACAGGTGTATTGCAGGCCACACTCATGGTATTGCAGGCTAGGCTCAATTCACTCTATGAAAGAGACATGATCACTGATTTAGGAAATTAGCATGATGAGAATTTAGAAATAAGCATAAAACCTATTTTATCTGGTCTTTAGTCTTTAAGTATCAGTGCTCATGAAGGAATGGAAAGAAGAGAAGACGGCTTGTAGAATATTAGGACATAGCATCAGTATCAGAGTAGAGGTCTATATCAGTAGTACTTTGTGTCGAGCT
This region of Salvelinus alpinus chromosome 8, SLU_Salpinus.1, whole genome shotgun sequence genomic DNA includes:
- the LOC139583590 gene encoding ankyrin repeat domain-containing protein 33B-like, producing the protein MVLITDERDGGGSSTTARVKQQQQNPKGASGITQVHPTITEESPSLSDNDSYLGSCESEGDEYEEYGDCSLFPDSKSIASDDSFYPPDDVFADKERTPSPQSPEPLTFFQACCTNNATIVRIMIRQGVGVEEVKETDKNNRTGLMVACYQGYVDVVIALAQCSHLDVNWQDKEGNTALITAAQAGHIMISNYLLNYFPGLDIERRNCHGFTALMKAAMQGKVECVRALMLAGADMETRDFGRKLTSREWALFTGRYETAWAMTRLLSRPCPYQLCDAYSPEWPQLASLVSKAREPRGCMQRISDTIRNALTVANITEPDDEGVLDHLVTVTTALGSPFVAVACSTVCPSSPPCVGKRRYSVPEILRRQRAKELKTQNPERLDDHRKLFQNSRVTLVPKPPKDRRSSLPPQNKSPTTTNPNLGTVSGSEAVSSVALRRASLLPLGMVRRSSVRPGLSIPKVRITKAPTPTYEPERVRRKSSFKDGGGNFLQLPKWRYKELKEERKRAEEAERRRVEVATRRHLAVGKRK